One genomic window of Corallococcus silvisoli includes the following:
- a CDS encoding DEAD/DEAH box helicase, whose amino-acid sequence MSENAQLLEAVRKEAKPGLWSKGVSLARAGAVALQSRTASEIELRVKVAGRPVALTVVLYPGDEAWECDCPSPVDPCEHVVAAAISLEQAEKQDAPLEAVAERWSRVVYRFTRVEGGLQLHRVLAHADGTEEPLEDSLAGRIAKPTGGATLQVEQVDLVMDRLLERRTRGPLLAEKLDALLRALEPARNVLLDGRPVAVSSEVLSPRAKVEDKGQQWVITITRDPRITEVVSPGVALTAESLVRLGETAMTGAWLQHLPLVRTYSPEQLGELSAKVLPELARRMPVEMRSRRLPALDRELKPRILLELNQLTQGLSVLPTLVYGAPPSVRIDNGRMVYLRGAVPLRDEPAEQKLLHQLRDELNLVPGRRLTVQGPEMMRFADKLRKFRGDLGGDAAGIVSPDMRLKPSLRVEGGASGAGVPEVRFTLEFDVEGGKGGARTVDAAAVVRAWTEGLGLVPLDGGGWAPLPRAWLDKNGQRVADLLAARQADGRVANHALPELTALCESLEQPPPPGLDRLAPLVEGFEKLPPPVLPAELNATLRAYQQQGVSWLSFLKGAGLGGILADDMGLGKTLQTLCVLGPRSLVVCPTSVLPNWLAELQRFRPSLKVCVYHGPGRKLDPSADITLTTYALLRLDAPVLGAPTWEAVVLDEAQAIKNPESQVSRAAFGLKANLRLALSGTPLENRLDELWSLMHFTNPGLLGGRRQFEEKTAQPIADGKPGAAEGLRRRIRPFILRRLKRDVAPELPPRTDSVMHVQLDERERSVYDAVMAATRAEVVALLNEGGSVLKALEALLRLRQAACHSALVPGQHAKTSSKVQTLVDALETAVSEGHKALVFSQWTSLLDLIEPGLKDAGIAFDRLDGATANRGEVTSRFQGEDGAPVLLMSLKAGGTGLNLTAADHVFLMDPWWNPAVEAQAADRAHRIGQERPVMVYRLVSQGTVEEKILGLQEKKRALFEAALSEASGAAAITREDLLQLFA is encoded by the coding sequence ATGTCCGAGAACGCCCAGCTCCTCGAAGCCGTCCGAAAAGAAGCCAAGCCAGGACTCTGGTCCAAGGGCGTCAGCCTCGCGCGCGCGGGCGCCGTGGCGCTCCAGTCGCGCACGGCCTCGGAGATCGAGCTGCGCGTGAAGGTGGCGGGCCGGCCGGTGGCCCTCACCGTCGTCCTCTACCCGGGCGACGAGGCGTGGGAGTGCGACTGTCCCAGCCCCGTGGACCCGTGCGAGCACGTGGTCGCGGCGGCCATCTCCCTGGAGCAGGCGGAGAAGCAGGACGCGCCGCTGGAGGCGGTGGCGGAGCGCTGGTCGCGCGTGGTGTACCGCTTCACGCGCGTGGAGGGCGGACTCCAGCTGCACCGCGTCCTGGCGCACGCGGACGGCACGGAGGAGCCGCTGGAGGACAGCCTGGCGGGCCGCATCGCGAAGCCCACGGGCGGCGCCACGCTGCAGGTGGAGCAGGTGGACCTGGTGATGGACCGCCTGCTGGAGCGGCGCACCCGGGGGCCGCTCTTGGCGGAGAAGCTGGACGCGCTGCTGCGGGCGCTGGAGCCCGCGCGCAACGTGCTGCTGGACGGCCGGCCGGTGGCGGTGTCCAGCGAGGTGCTCTCCCCGCGCGCGAAGGTGGAGGACAAGGGCCAGCAGTGGGTCATCACCATCACCCGCGATCCGCGCATCACGGAGGTGGTGAGTCCCGGCGTCGCGCTGACGGCGGAGTCGCTGGTGCGCCTGGGCGAGACGGCGATGACGGGGGCGTGGCTCCAGCACCTGCCGCTGGTGCGCACCTATTCGCCGGAGCAGCTGGGCGAGCTGTCCGCGAAGGTGCTGCCGGAGCTGGCGCGGCGCATGCCGGTGGAGATGAGGAGCCGCCGGCTGCCCGCGTTGGATCGCGAGCTGAAGCCGCGCATCCTCCTGGAGCTGAACCAGCTCACCCAGGGCCTGTCGGTGCTGCCCACGCTGGTGTACGGCGCGCCGCCGTCGGTGCGCATCGACAACGGGCGCATGGTGTACCTGCGCGGCGCGGTCCCGCTGCGCGACGAGCCGGCGGAGCAGAAGCTCCTCCACCAGCTGCGTGACGAGCTGAACCTGGTGCCCGGCCGCCGGCTGACGGTGCAGGGCCCGGAGATGATGCGCTTCGCGGACAAGCTGCGGAAGTTCCGGGGCGACCTGGGCGGCGACGCGGCGGGCATCGTCAGCCCGGACATGCGCCTCAAGCCGTCGCTGCGCGTGGAGGGCGGTGCGTCCGGCGCGGGCGTGCCGGAGGTGCGCTTCACGCTGGAGTTCGACGTGGAGGGCGGCAAGGGCGGCGCGCGCACGGTGGACGCGGCGGCGGTGGTGCGGGCGTGGACGGAGGGGTTGGGGCTGGTGCCGCTGGACGGTGGCGGCTGGGCGCCGCTGCCGCGCGCGTGGCTGGACAAGAACGGACAGCGCGTCGCGGACCTCCTGGCCGCGCGTCAGGCGGATGGCCGCGTGGCGAACCACGCGCTGCCGGAGCTGACCGCGCTGTGCGAGTCGTTGGAACAGCCGCCGCCCCCGGGGCTGGACCGGCTGGCCCCGCTGGTGGAGGGCTTCGAGAAGCTGCCGCCGCCGGTGCTGCCGGCGGAGCTCAACGCCACGCTGCGCGCGTACCAGCAGCAGGGCGTGAGCTGGCTGTCGTTCCTCAAGGGCGCGGGGCTGGGCGGCATCCTCGCGGACGACATGGGCTTGGGAAAGACGCTCCAGACGCTCTGCGTGCTGGGGCCCAGGTCGCTGGTGGTGTGCCCCACGAGCGTGCTGCCCAACTGGCTGGCGGAGCTCCAGCGCTTCCGGCCGTCCTTGAAGGTCTGCGTGTACCACGGGCCCGGCCGCAAGCTGGACCCGTCGGCGGACATCACGCTCACCACGTACGCGCTCTTGCGCCTGGACGCGCCGGTGCTGGGCGCGCCCACGTGGGAGGCGGTGGTGCTGGACGAGGCCCAGGCCATCAAGAACCCGGAGAGCCAAGTGTCGCGTGCGGCGTTCGGGCTCAAGGCGAACCTGCGGCTCGCGCTCAGCGGCACGCCGCTGGAGAACCGCCTGGATGAGCTCTGGAGTCTGATGCACTTCACCAACCCGGGCCTGCTGGGCGGCCGGCGCCAGTTCGAGGAGAAGACGGCGCAGCCCATCGCGGACGGCAAGCCGGGCGCGGCGGAGGGGCTGCGCCGCCGCATCCGGCCGTTCATCCTGCGCAGGCTCAAGCGGGACGTGGCGCCGGAGCTGCCGCCGCGCACCGACTCCGTGATGCACGTGCAGTTGGACGAGCGCGAGCGCTCCGTCTACGACGCGGTGATGGCCGCCACGCGCGCGGAGGTCGTCGCGCTGCTCAACGAGGGCGGCAGCGTGCTCAAGGCGCTGGAGGCGCTGCTGCGGCTGCGGCAGGCGGCCTGCCACTCCGCGCTGGTGCCCGGGCAGCACGCGAAGACGTCCTCCAAGGTGCAGACGCTGGTGGACGCGCTGGAGACGGCGGTGTCGGAGGGCCACAAGGCGCTGGTGTTCTCGCAGTGGACGTCGCTGCTGGACCTCATCGAGCCGGGCCTGAAGGACGCGGGCATCGCCTTCGACCGGCTGGACGGCGCGACGGCGAACCGCGGCGAGGTGACCTCGCGCTTCCAGGGCGAGGACGGCGCGCCGGTGCTGCTCATGTCGCTGAAGGCGGGCGGCACGGGCCTGAACCTCACGGCGGCGGACCACGTGTTCCTGATGGACCCCTGGTGGAACCCGGCGGTGGAGGCGCAGGCGGCGGACCGCGCGCACCGCATCGGGCAGGAGCGGCCGGTGATGGTCTACCGGCTGGTGTCGCAGGGGACGGTGGAGGAGAAGATCCTGGGCCTCCAGGAGAAGAAGCGCGCCCTGTTCGAGGCCGCGCTCAGCGAGGCCTCGGGCGCCGCGGCCATCACCCGCGAGGACCTGCTCCAGCTCTTCGCGTGA
- a CDS encoding winged helix DNA-binding domain-containing protein, translated as MPTEVLSPQALNRATLARQLLLTREKMTVPRAVEHLVGLQAQLARPPYLALWSRLQGFQRDQLTKPALQRTLVRGTMMRGTLHLMSAKDYLRYRDLFRPLLTAAMRSVLKERAAALDLPALLATAKPFLDGKAHTFEDVRAHLMKHHVDGDERAMGFATRMLLPLIQVPEEGLEWGWPGNACFTLAESWLGEKLSTDDDASPLVVRYLAAFGPATVADMQAWSGLKPLKDAFEKVRGKLVEFRDEKKRVLFDLPRAPRPPEETPAPVRFLPDFDNLILSHADRTRVVPEEHRAKLSTQNLRVLNVFLVDGRTAGTWTPERKKGTATLVCKAFAPLKKPVRDALAQEGEDLLRFSDPDAGTVAVTFAK; from the coding sequence ATGCCCACCGAAGTGCTGTCCCCCCAGGCCCTCAACCGCGCCACGCTCGCGCGGCAGCTGCTGCTCACGCGCGAGAAGATGACGGTGCCGCGCGCCGTGGAGCACCTGGTGGGACTCCAGGCGCAGCTGGCGCGCCCGCCGTACCTGGCCCTCTGGTCCCGCCTCCAGGGCTTCCAGCGCGACCAGCTCACGAAGCCCGCGCTCCAGCGCACCCTCGTTCGCGGGACGATGATGCGCGGCACGCTGCACCTGATGAGCGCGAAGGACTACCTGCGCTACCGCGACCTCTTCCGCCCCCTGCTCACCGCCGCCATGCGCTCCGTGCTCAAGGAGCGCGCCGCGGCGCTGGACCTGCCCGCGCTGCTCGCCACCGCGAAGCCCTTCCTCGACGGGAAGGCCCACACCTTCGAGGACGTGCGGGCCCACCTGATGAAACACCACGTGGACGGCGACGAGCGCGCCATGGGCTTCGCCACGCGCATGCTGCTCCCCCTCATCCAGGTCCCCGAGGAGGGGCTCGAATGGGGCTGGCCGGGCAACGCCTGCTTCACGCTGGCGGAGTCCTGGCTGGGCGAAAAGCTCTCCACCGACGACGACGCCTCGCCGCTGGTGGTGCGCTACCTGGCCGCCTTCGGCCCCGCCACCGTGGCGGACATGCAGGCCTGGTCCGGCCTCAAGCCGCTGAAGGACGCCTTCGAGAAGGTGCGCGGCAAGCTGGTGGAGTTCCGCGACGAGAAGAAGCGTGTCCTCTTTGATCTGCCCAGGGCCCCGCGCCCTCCCGAGGAAACCCCCGCGCCCGTGCGCTTCCTGCCGGACTTCGACAACCTCATCCTCTCCCACGCGGACCGCACCCGCGTCGTCCCGGAGGAGCACCGCGCGAAGCTGTCCACCCAGAACCTGCGCGTGCTCAACGTGTTCCTGGTGGACGGGCGCACCGCTGGCACCTGGACCCCTGAGCGCAAGAAGGGCACCGCCACCCTCGTGTGCAAGGCCTTCGCGCCGCTGAAGAAGCCCGTCCGCGACGCGCTCGCGCAGGAGGGGGAGGACCTCCTGCGCTTCAGCGACCCGGACGCCGGCACCGTGGCGGTGACGTTCGCGAAGTGA
- a CDS encoding M12 family metallopeptidase yields MRSSSHHTRWIRVLTAAACLGTACRPEDAAPPTLPAPASATASSGVRSAWVHLGPNAEPREVKYKAVNGLALFEGDIILGSVEDVERDSPRVKAQAENRVSAQGIRVTGSSKRWPNGVVPYVHVYGSLYDNYIINDAIRHWQVKTGLRFEPLSATTPSSVDHVYFVKGEGCSSPVGRQGGRQFIVLGADCNKGSVIHELGHAIGFWHEQSREFRDDYVEILWNNIVSGESHNFEQHISDGDNFGPYDFDSIMHYGATAFGKPDPVTGKPMTTIRTKEGESIGQREGLSPGDIASAAAIYPGEMRGNFEEISSTGQVGGWALDTASPEVSVDVHYYIDGPTGSGAFGAAAPTNVLREDVNAAFDNIKGDHGFSFPVPAYFRDGQNHTMYVYGIDVQGINNPLIAGSPRTFNLPGAFGKLDTIAADGTVTGWALDLDSPSTSITVYYSIDGNPATATNVVANLYRSDVKAAYPMASGSNGFSFRIPDAYVDGTDHTLSIYALDQQGRNSPLLMNAPKTFRIAMPPVYRAGVFAGTGSAAQLLSIWGAGYGRRVEISGYVNATAFPNYHYEEQWGVSALLDGWHNPGDIQLQGDFRHLGYDQLLLINNSGVGGRVMITDFRDGVVPTEVRYHEAYGQSAVLNGWHDPEDLQLAGDFLQRGHDQVLFFNRSSAGGRVMITDFSDGVAPVEVGYHEAWGTTNSFEDCSEPDDKLYVGDFQNLGYDQVLCLNRSGTGARVKLIDFHTGVAPAQVRYVEASGAFPLLDGLMDADDSQVVGDFRGLGYDQLLLVNAGTTGPAMLVADFLDGVPPAEVRYREEQSGYSFSAKRMFAGDFRGLGHDQLLYGYYTDPSYYTAIIDFSDGVAPTEKLFQKAELD; encoded by the coding sequence ATGAGAAGTAGCAGCCATCACACCCGGTGGATCCGGGTACTCACGGCCGCGGCCTGCCTTGGCACCGCCTGCCGTCCTGAAGACGCGGCCCCACCCACCCTCCCCGCCCCCGCCTCGGCCACCGCCAGCTCCGGCGTGCGCTCGGCATGGGTCCACCTGGGGCCGAACGCTGAGCCCCGCGAAGTGAAGTACAAGGCCGTCAACGGACTGGCCCTCTTCGAGGGCGACATCATCCTGGGCTCCGTCGAGGACGTGGAGCGCGATTCACCAAGGGTGAAGGCCCAAGCGGAGAACCGCGTCTCCGCCCAGGGCATCCGCGTCACCGGCAGCAGCAAGCGCTGGCCGAACGGCGTCGTCCCGTATGTCCACGTCTACGGCTCGCTGTATGACAACTACATCATCAACGATGCCATCCGGCACTGGCAGGTAAAAACGGGCCTGCGCTTCGAGCCGCTCTCCGCGACCACGCCGTCCTCCGTGGACCATGTCTACTTCGTGAAGGGAGAGGGCTGCTCATCCCCCGTCGGGCGTCAAGGTGGCCGGCAGTTCATCGTGCTCGGTGCCGATTGCAACAAGGGCTCCGTCATCCACGAACTGGGCCATGCCATCGGCTTCTGGCACGAGCAGAGCCGCGAGTTCCGCGACGACTACGTGGAGATTCTCTGGAACAACATCGTGTCCGGCGAGTCGCACAACTTCGAGCAGCACATCAGCGACGGCGACAACTTCGGGCCCTACGACTTCGACTCGATCATGCACTACGGAGCCACCGCGTTCGGCAAGCCCGATCCCGTCACGGGCAAACCCATGACGACCATTCGGACGAAGGAAGGGGAATCCATCGGGCAACGCGAGGGCCTGAGCCCGGGCGACATCGCCTCCGCCGCCGCGATCTACCCAGGAGAGATGAGGGGCAACTTCGAGGAGATCTCCTCCACCGGCCAGGTGGGAGGCTGGGCGCTGGACACCGCGTCACCGGAGGTGTCCGTGGACGTGCACTACTACATCGACGGGCCCACCGGTTCGGGTGCGTTCGGCGCCGCCGCCCCCACGAACGTCCTCCGCGAGGACGTCAACGCCGCGTTCGACAACATCAAAGGCGACCACGGGTTCTCGTTCCCCGTGCCCGCGTACTTCCGCGACGGGCAGAACCACACGATGTACGTCTACGGCATCGACGTGCAGGGCATCAACAATCCGCTCATCGCCGGCTCGCCGCGCACGTTCAACCTGCCGGGCGCCTTCGGGAAGCTCGACACCATCGCCGCCGATGGCACGGTGACGGGCTGGGCGCTGGACCTGGACTCGCCCAGCACCTCCATCACGGTCTACTACTCCATCGATGGCAACCCGGCGACCGCGACCAACGTGGTGGCGAACCTCTACCGGTCCGACGTGAAGGCCGCCTATCCGATGGCCTCTGGGTCCAACGGCTTCTCCTTCCGCATCCCGGACGCCTATGTGGACGGAACGGACCACACGCTGAGCATCTACGCGTTGGATCAACAGGGCAGAAACAGCCCGCTGCTCATGAACGCGCCCAAGACCTTCCGAATCGCCATGCCCCCCGTCTACAGGGCGGGCGTCTTCGCGGGCACGGGCAGCGCGGCCCAGCTCCTCTCCATCTGGGGCGCCGGCTACGGCCGGCGCGTCGAGATCTCCGGCTACGTCAACGCCACCGCGTTCCCCAACTACCACTACGAGGAGCAGTGGGGGGTCTCGGCCCTGCTGGACGGCTGGCACAACCCCGGTGACATCCAGCTCCAGGGGGACTTCCGGCATCTGGGCTACGACCAGTTGCTCCTCATCAACAACTCCGGAGTCGGCGGCCGGGTGATGATCACCGACTTCCGCGATGGCGTCGTCCCCACGGAGGTGCGCTACCACGAGGCCTATGGCCAGAGCGCCGTGCTCAACGGCTGGCACGATCCGGAGGACCTCCAGCTCGCGGGCGACTTCCTGCAGCGGGGCCATGACCAGGTGCTGTTCTTCAACCGCTCCAGCGCCGGGGGCCGGGTGATGATCACCGACTTCAGCGACGGCGTCGCCCCCGTGGAGGTCGGCTACCACGAGGCGTGGGGGACAACCAACTCCTTCGAGGACTGCTCCGAGCCGGACGACAAGCTCTACGTGGGCGACTTCCAGAACCTGGGCTACGACCAGGTGCTCTGCCTCAACCGCTCCGGCACGGGCGCGCGGGTGAAGCTCATCGACTTCCACACGGGCGTGGCGCCGGCGCAGGTGCGTTACGTGGAGGCCTCTGGCGCCTTCCCCTTGCTGGACGGTCTGATGGACGCGGATGACAGCCAGGTGGTGGGGGACTTCCGAGGCCTGGGCTACGACCAGTTGCTCCTGGTCAATGCCGGTACCACGGGGCCGGCCATGCTCGTCGCGGACTTCCTCGACGGCGTACCGCCCGCCGAGGTGCGCTATCGCGAAGAGCAGAGCGGGTATTCCTTCTCGGCCAAGCGGATGTTCGCCGGTGACTTCCGGGGCCTGGGCCATGACCAGTTGCTCTACGGCTACTACACCGACCCCAGCTACTACACGGCCATCATCGATTTCTCCGATGGCGTCGCGCCCACGGAGAAGCTCTTCCAGAAAGCGGAGCTGGACTGA